The nucleotide window CTCCGAAATCGACGTTTGGTGCGCCTTTAAGCTTACTCAGCGATAATCAGGTCCTTTACCAACCCGTGTATGGTCGGGAAGGTAAGGATACCTTCAAGTACACGCTGGAGTATGAGTTCATGACCGACGGAGGTTTGCAGGTCGAGACATCTGAAGCAGAGGTAGAGGTCATCGTCTTTTGCTGCAACCGTATGGAGTTTGAGGTTATTTGTGAGGGGAACACCGGAGAGTTTCTGGTATTGACCGACAGAGAAATCGATGAAAACGCAAGCCTGACACTGATCAATGAAGATGGAGAACCTATGGAATCCATTATCATAAGTGATGGGCATTTTATCGAAGTAAGGGAAAGAGACGGAGTGCATTACCTGTATTATCAGCCAGATATTTACTTCAAAGGCACAGAGACTTTTGTCTATGAAGTCACCGATAGAGAAGGATTCATGCGGCGCGTGAAACTAGAGATTCTGGTGATGCCGTGTACAGAAACTTATTTACGTCGGGTCATTTGTGGTTCCAGAACACGCCTCGATGTTTTGGAAGAAGGGAAGAAGAGTATGCATGTCTACGAGGATCGTAATGACCTGCTGAAAAACCTCAAAACACTCCATGGTGAAGTGTCTGTCCAAGAAGATGGCTCCGGAGAATACCTCAGCTATCTCCCAGATCTGGATTACACCGGTCTCGACATTTTCCAATTTACTTATGAGGATGATCAGGGCATTCGGCATTACCAAACCATGCAGGTCATGGTCGAGTGTTGTGAAAAGGTCCGTATAGAAACGGTCTGCAAAGACACAAGTGGTGTATTCGAGGTTTTGACCGTTGCCATGAAGGACAAGAAATACGTTCTTAAGCTGTACGAAGAGAAGAGAAAGTGGACAGATAGCATAGCTACACAATCAAATGGTGTGGCGGAAGTGAATGCTCAGGGCATCAAGTATCAACCACCAGCCGGCTTCATCGGTTTGGATACTTTTCACTATATCATCTTGAAAGGGGACAGCATGGATGCTGAAGCTGTGGCTTGTGGCAAGTTCCACGTGCTTGTTGATACCAATCGACAAGTAGAGGTGGAGCACACGTTCATGGATAATGCCATTGACCTCAATGTCCTGACCCCTGAGCAGGTTTCAGATGGAGCAACACTGTCGATCAATGTACTGCCTACGGTAAAGGGTGCTACTGCAGAAGTGGCCGAAGGAGACGAAAAGACACCATATATCAAGTATACACCAGCACTACTGTACGCTGGCACGGATAGTTTTGGGTATGTCATAACCACTGGAGAGGTCAGGGTATGTGTGACTTTTTTTGTGATTGTGGATGCCTATGAACGCATAGAAGTCATCAACGTGCTGCAAAACGAACCTAGACGATTCAACCTGTACCGTCCTGATCAGGAGGTCACTGATTTTCAGATCTTCCGAGCACCTGTTTACGGAAAGATCAACTTATTGGAAGACAATGAGATCGAATATGATCCGGAAAAAGATTTTCAGGGCAATGATAAAATGCGGTATCGTGCCATGGTGGACGGGGAAGTCAAACATGGGAAAGTATTCTTTCTTGTTACTTGTGATTGTGATGATACGCCCATCCGGGTAACTGGTACAGTAAGTGATGATACGCCTTTCGTTATCGATATGGATAATGTACGAGTAGAGGAAGAAGGTACTGGTAATTTCGTGCTGACGACTGGTAAAGGGAATTATAGCATTGATGTTCTACCTAATGCCACGTTGCGTTTTAGCAAACCTACCCTGGAAACATTACTTGAATCAGTCTCCAACCGGACAGTAGTGGATGTGGTCATGAGTCGTAAAGTAGTTTCGATCTCCGGGACAGTTAAAAACGTGGAATCATTAAAAGTACTCGAGGGTGTCAGCGTTGCCCCTTTTAGCCGTTCACCGGTGGAGACCAGCAGCCAGGGATTTTACTCGCTTGAAGCATATTCCGGATTCCGTACTGACTATAGCCTAAACAATTTCATTCCACAAAGTCGCATGGTCGGTGATGTAGATGCGATCATTGATGTAGATCTGGTACCAATTGTCTCGAATACGGAGGTAACGGTATCGGGTGCGGTTTTCGAAGACATTGGTGATGGATTCAAGGTGATCGAAGATGCGTCTTATGAGCTTTCAGGTCAGGTGTTCACTACTTCATTAGGTAATTTCAGTTTCACAGTAGAAGTGGGAACTTCGGTTACATTCATGGCGCCTGGATACCGCAACAGGTCTCAGATCACTACCGGATCGGATAGTGCGGCAAGGGTGGTCTTATTTCCTGAAAATGAAGATCCGGATACGAAAGATGGAACGGTAACAGGTCGAGTAACCGATGGAGAAAATACATTGCCTGGGGGCACTGTTGTTATAAAAGGGACAACCATTGGTACGCTCGTCGATCTTGATGGTCAGTTTTCCTTATCTGGTCTGTCTTTAAGTGATACACTCATTGTAAGCCACAATGGCTACATATCTAGAGAGGTGCCTGTTACGGACTTTTCTCAATTCATGGAAATTGTGTTGACTCCTAGGGTGTCTGAGGAGATCAATACCGAAGTGCTATCAGGTAGGATCACTGATCAGGATAACAACCAACCGCTTGCAGGAGTAGTGGTCACCAATGGGGACCGACAGGCCATCACAGATGCCAAAGGAAACTACGAGCTGAGAATTGAAAAAGGTACCCCGGTCTCCTATGAGTTTGATGGTTATATCGCCACGAATTTTGAGGCTCCTACAGGAGGAGACTGGAATCTATCCTTAAAACGCATGGTTGAGGGAGATCAGGAAATAGAAGTGACAGGGGCGATCTTCATCAATAAAGAACCTGCTCCCGGCGAGGTTTCTAGTAAACTGTTGGGAACTAAGTTTAAAACAGATGATCAGGGAAGATATACGATCCAGACACGCGTGGGCGATGTATTGACCTATCGTGTACCACAGACGAAAAACACACAGCAGCGTACGATCACGCTCAGCAGTGGCGTTACTAACATCTCATTTGTTGTCGTAGATCAAGCCTAATGTCAAACCCTAAACACATCATCCGACAACAGGTGCTGGAGCTTTCAATAGTGAATGATCAGGGTGCCAGAGACATTCAGGAAGAAGTCAGTGATGTGTTCAAGTCCAGGGTAATCCCCCGGATGGAGCAATTATTCGACAAGTTGTCAGAAGAGGGGCAGGTATTGAAAATTGATCGGTTAGAAATCAATCTGGGGGACATTGATCAAGTCTACCTCAAAGAGGAGTTACCCTTGCATGTGGAGCGATTGCTTGAGGAAGAAATCACCAAATTACTCTATCACAGGCAAGAAGGAATTCCAGGACAGGTACAGGCTGTCACAGTCGGATGGAGCGATGCCAAACTAGCCGCTTTTCAATATTTACTTCGTACTGGAGTGCATGCCTGGAACAGTACCTTCAAAGCCCAGTCTCTCACGCAATTGTTTGTCGAACTTTCGAAGCATTCCTCTTCCCAAACCAGGGAGATCATGATGCGGGAATTAAGCCATGACTATGTCCGTAAACGCGTCGGATATCAATTCAATATGGCTGATTTCGAGTCTTTAATTTTCTTGCTTTCAACGGCACATGGTGAAGTGGCAATTGCCTTGGTCCAAGGACTTTTGTTGCTTCGAAAGCGGATCTCCGTTTTATCAACTTTTCCAAAGGCCTGGGAACAACAAGTCAGAGAAACGCTGCTGCAAGTCATCATATATCAGGGGAAAGAACCTGCAACTTCCTTAGCATTGGTCCAGCAGGTTGTGGCTAATTTATTGACTTCCTGGGAGGGTCATTTACGGAGATATACAAGAACAATTGAGTCGAATTTGTCTAGCGTTCTGATCCAACAAATACATCAGGCGTTATTGGAGCCGGAAATCAAATCAACTTTCAAACAGGCGCATGATCCATTATTGAAATTCCTGGAACAGCAAGATGCTACGGTATCTAAAGGCTACAAAACCAGGTTGGTTAAGGATGTTGAAACTAAAAGTTCTTTAAAATCAACTTATAAGTCTGATTTACAGGTGGTTATGGGTGGTGATGTTACTCAAAAAAGAGGTGGCTTTATTGATGGTGATCACAAAGAATCTACTGCTTCAAAGTCCGTTGTAGAAGCAGTCCACGAAAGGTCAACTAGTCTTAGATTCGAGAATGATCAAACTGTCCCGGTAGAGGAAAAGCCAGTACGGCATGATCCAGCCAAGGCAGTGAATGAAGAAAAGGAAACTGATCAACGAATAGGTAGAACAAATGATTTTTTTAATCAAACGGAAAAACTTGAATCACATGTCGAATTAACAACGGACCATCATGTGATCGACACGGCCGATTCGGATGAGGAAATATCAGGAGACGAACTTTCCCATGTAGCCACATCACATACGGAAATGGAAAATCGATCACAGGATGTTGTTGCCAGGTCAGATGATGAAAGGTTGGAAAAAGTTCATCGGATCGATGATGATACACAAATTGAAACTGACAAAGGGAGCAAAGGACAAATTCGAAAAGGAACAAAAGAAGTATTGACCGGAGGAGTTCAGAGCGCCGACCATGGTATTGATAAAACTAAGTCCTATACACAATCAGAATCCGAACAATCCCGGTCCACTTTGACGGAATCAACGTCTACTCACAGTCACTCTTCGGCCATTGACAAGATCAGGGCAAATCGTGATCATC belongs to Cytophagales bacterium and includes:
- a CDS encoding contractile injection system tape measure protein is translated as MSNPKHIIRQQVLELSIVNDQGARDIQEEVSDVFKSRVIPRMEQLFDKLSEEGQVLKIDRLEINLGDIDQVYLKEELPLHVERLLEEEITKLLYHRQEGIPGQVQAVTVGWSDAKLAAFQYLLRTGVHAWNSTFKAQSLTQLFVELSKHSSSQTREIMMRELSHDYVRKRVGYQFNMADFESLIFLLSTAHGEVAIALVQGLLLLRKRISVLSTFPKAWEQQVRETLLQVIIYQGKEPATSLALVQQVVANLLTSWEGHLRRYTRTIESNLSSVLIQQIHQALLEPEIKSTFKQAHDPLLKFLEQQDATVSKGYKTRLVKDVETKSSLKSTYKSDLQVVMGGDVTQKRGGFIDGDHKESTASKSVVEAVHERSTSLRFENDQTVPVEEKPVRHDPAKAVNEEKETDQRIGRTNDFFNQTEKLESHVELTTDHHVIDTADSDEEISGDELSHVATSHTEMENRSQDVVARSDDERLEKVHRIDDDTQIETDKGSKGQIRKGTKEVLTGGVQSADHGIDKTKSYTQSESEQSRSTLTESTSTHSHSSAIDKIRANRDHHAEVQKQGPTASEQNNVEDEPETTQEKSHEKAPFIQVQSSVDTKDNTIPDTSAREQQSQADGSSKNEGVIMPNDKRSDQEVSDGLETSPSQMSGTPQTKSNQQKSTPEEIESQKPLGRPEDQSTSETVTQKITDTRYANSSHDQKPVDKEAAEIDDLAKVSSSSNHDPSEEHKHRSQRDQIDPSDDVDSNLNESVRPMNRIVPHPEDRFVAPLWRKPPEIIEEAQIGNAGLALLWPYLPILFKGVNWVKDGAFVSEEYQFRAIHFLQYMATGAVATEEQELAFNKLLVGMQPEVPVPFDVALTDEELEEAQHLLQTVLESWKALKSNSVDLLRQTFLQKEGLLKKDMASWKLFVERSAFDILLDRLPWSYSVVKLPWMDNLINVEW
- a CDS encoding carboxypeptidase-like regulatory domain-containing protein — translated: MSIPTINGSIISNYPVFEGSQVLTSEQLNGMFEYLDQQNRFTRSRLIGIGTVCGLQIRTYKNQVILSEGIGITSDGFIVKMPECTMSYQRDYFLPGTVAYEAFGSYDDDNIFTQDDDIILYELLSKKPEEGTHEDLTLSFLEDKYLLIFLECFDRDPRSCLGKNCEDLGKERIFTTRKLAVNESGLKKILTKTNGRIENPYYPSSELLRVDLKKPLFDPDGDESKVRKSFVMNIKAKLYESGKEDCVHHLLFGEGDNTGLIQETYTEFQPLLEPAYNYQDPFANNSEFKKVKNALRSYLAGATGDNLKGVQYVYEFYELLIDSYHTFLDVGARIAQDCCPDKDFSLHLILGKIMWDEKKSMDEWNLLGRSEYRQQFLQPKIHNSQSVLLKELNSIHRKLILLVESFQINVIKEKSVSGVDETIKITPLDLEAGAIPRYLIPDQKGSVPGIQTTDLETEWDFETTVTGKTPIRVRSYDRNWITPSNLFPAQNDYVGAPLHYRTYQSTFRTEAIFGEKLEDVVKGEEEIRDTFHLPFTILPVKINPNPDNIIVDPRHWQDLQTAYNVSKGELNVTFKNLIAVLKVFERAAQDIDFGLTTVNVNNFKFEADQVLSAITNAGGLFEQANELVSKLPARIEALYDQSGPGSPFLDYYTAYRNFRRNLNQNLLRLKYASEILIHEKIDVLQSELFHQWENWIDRPCHGIMDFMSNNDFFQLHKLYYSFVARYQFLQENHYSILCNFLRVHPGVGFNAIRNDGTHILIYEESEEDATQKEVFANFTLPYRLDPDQIDIPLDDELEKTKLPPLARGESLLLTQGQTWLVDSTANDLEPNGDLLKIDSKGFIDSSDQFKSGRSFSGGKVVSHAGINAVLRYEPLKSFTGQDHFQYTVESEADDTLQDTAFVEVLVVSPYRKHIQAVDDLAATNNHHSVTIRILENDVEYPGTKVILPPKSTFGAPLSLLSDNQVLYQPVYGREGKDTFKYTLEYEFMTDGGLQVETSEAEVEVIVFCCNRMEFEVICEGNTGEFLVLTDREIDENASLTLINEDGEPMESIIISDGHFIEVRERDGVHYLYYQPDIYFKGTETFVYEVTDREGFMRRVKLEILVMPCTETYLRRVICGSRTRLDVLEEGKKSMHVYEDRNDLLKNLKTLHGEVSVQEDGSGEYLSYLPDLDYTGLDIFQFTYEDDQGIRHYQTMQVMVECCEKVRIETVCKDTSGVFEVLTVAMKDKKYVLKLYEEKRKWTDSIATQSNGVAEVNAQGIKYQPPAGFIGLDTFHYIILKGDSMDAEAVACGKFHVLVDTNRQVEVEHTFMDNAIDLNVLTPEQVSDGATLSINVLPTVKGATAEVAEGDEKTPYIKYTPALLYAGTDSFGYVITTGEVRVCVTFFVIVDAYERIEVINVLQNEPRRFNLYRPDQEVTDFQIFRAPVYGKINLLEDNEIEYDPEKDFQGNDKMRYRAMVDGEVKHGKVFFLVTCDCDDTPIRVTGTVSDDTPFVIDMDNVRVEEEGTGNFVLTTGKGNYSIDVLPNATLRFSKPTLETLLESVSNRTVVDVVMSRKVVSISGTVKNVESLKVLEGVSVAPFSRSPVETSSQGFYSLEAYSGFRTDYSLNNFIPQSRMVGDVDAIIDVDLVPIVSNTEVTVSGAVFEDIGDGFKVIEDASYELSGQVFTTSLGNFSFTVEVGTSVTFMAPGYRNRSQITTGSDSAARVVLFPENEDPDTKDGTVTGRVTDGENTLPGGTVVIKGTTIGTLVDLDGQFSLSGLSLSDTLIVSHNGYISREVPVTDFSQFMEIVLTPRVSEEINTEVLSGRITDQDNNQPLAGVVVTNGDRQAITDAKGNYELRIEKGTPVSYEFDGYIATNFEAPTGGDWNLSLKRMVEGDQEIEVTGAIFINKEPAPGEVSSKLLGTKFKTDDQGRYTIQTRVGDVLTYRVPQTKNTQQRTITLSSGVTNISFVVVDQA